The genome window CGCCAGTCCAAGCTCTGTGATTGGTCAGGCCATCAAAGCCTCGCCCCATACGACAAACACTGGTTTCTTAGGAAACTGCTGCGTAGCTACGTGACTAGCACCCGGAAATAATTGCCGCCGCCATCTTTTGGTGCAGAAGGTGACGGGAAAGAGGCCGCAGAACTGAACATCCAACCGTATGTAGGCGAGAAGCCGGTGCCGATACTCCCACTATCACACAATGTCCCACCGGGCCCCAGAGTGGAAGAGAGCGGAGGCTAATCCAAGAGACCTTGGGGCCAGATGGGATGGCAGGGGCAGCAGAGGCAGTGGCTGGAGTGGCCCCTTCGGCCATCAGGGACCGAGAACAGCAGGCTCCCGTGAACCACCACTctgctttaaaataaagaacaatatgGTTGGTGCGGTCATTGGTCACAGTGGATCAAAAATAAAAGATCTACAACATTCGACAAACACTAAAATACAGATTATAAAGGGGGAATCAGAAGCATTAGTCAGAATTTTTGGCAACAGGGAAATGAAAGCAAAAGCCAAAGCTATTATAGAAACACttactagaaaacaaaaaagctacaACTCAGAATCCAATGTGGATAATGCTGCATCCCAGCCCCCTACTGGAATAAATCTAGGCAGAAATGACATTGCTGGAGAAGCTCAGCCATTGTCAAATTGGGATCGAATTCGGGCAGCAGTCATGGAGTGCGAAAACAGAAAATGGGCAGATCTACCACCAGTTAAGAAAAATTTTTACATAGAATCCAAAGCAACAAGCTGCCTGTCTGAAATGCAGGTAATTAACTGGAGAAAGGAAAATTTCAACATAATGTGTGATGACTTAAAAAGTGGTGAAAAGCGTCTCATCCCAAAACCAACTTGTAGGTTTAAAGACGCTTTTCAGCAATACCCTGATCTTCTGAAAAGCATAACAAGGGTAGGGTTTGTAAAGCCAACGCCAATTCAGTCACAGGCATGGCCAATTATTCTACAAGGAATAGATCTTATAGAAGTTGCACAAACCGGAACAGGGAAAACATTGTCCTATTTAATGCCTGGGTTTATTCATGTTGATTCTCAACCATTATCTAGAGAGCAAAGGAATGGGCCTGGGATGCTAGTCCTTACACCCACTAGAGAGTTGGCTCTTCAGGTGGAAGCTGAATGTTCCAAGTATTCATATAAAGATCTCAAAAGCATTTGCATATGTGGTGGTAGAAACAGAATTGGACAAATAGAAGACATTAGTAAAGATGTAGATATAATTATTGCAACTCCTGGGAGGCTGAATGACCTACAAATGAATAACTCTGTCAACCTAAGAAGCATAACCTACTTAGTTATGGATGAGGCAGATAAAATGCTGGATATGGAATTTGAACCCCAGATAATGAAGATTTTATTAGATGTGCACCCAGACCGGCAGACTGTCATGACAAGTGCAACTTGGCCAGATACCGTCCGTCGACTGGCACGTTCTTATTTGAAAGATCCTATGATTGTTTATGTTGGTAATCTGAATCTAGCTGCTGTAAATACAGTGAAGCAAAATATAATTGTTACCACAGAAGAAGAAAAACGAGCTCTCACCCAAGAATTCATAGAGAACATGTCACCCAATGACAAAGTCATCATGTTTGTCAGCCAAAAACGTATTGCTGATGACTTATCAAGTGACTTCAATATCCAAGGCATATCTGTAGAATCATTACATGGCAACAGTGAACAGAGTGATAAAGAGCGAGCATTAGAGGACTTTGAAAGTGGAAAGATAAAGATACTGATTACAACTGATTTAGTAGCTCGAGGTCTTGATGTTAATGATGTCACACATGTATATAATTACGATTTCCCATGGAATATTGAAGAATATGTACACAGAGTAGGGCGCATTGGACGGGCAGGAAAGACGGGCACATCAGTTACCCTCATCACTCAGAGAGATGCGAAAATCGCCGGTGAATTGATTAAAATTCTGGAAAGAGCAAATCAGAGTGTTCCGGAAGATCTTGTAGTAATAGCTGAGCAATACAAGTTAAATCAACAAAAGAGGGACACAGAAACACGATCAAGAAAACCTGGACAAAGGCACAAGGAGTTTCATTATCGTTTAAGTTGAAAAGTTGTACCTGGCTACTGGAAGATTCCAGGCATGTTAAAGATATGCAGTATTGAATATAGATAAAGAAGTATTGGAAACATACTGGACATTTAAAGAAGTAACTAATTCTTAGATAATACTGCTAAACTTTCAATATTGTGTATgttccttaattttaaaaagtctcaaaaatgagagagtgagagactatgtgaagaaaaattaaatgttatgtgttaaagtttaatttcttttaaaaaatacttttattttaggtttgggggtatatatgaaggtttgttacataaacaCATGTCATGGGGATTTActatacatattatttcatcacccaggtattaagcccagtgcccaataattatcttttctgctcctctccctccttccaccctgcatcaggtagaccccagtgtctgctgtttccttctttgtgttcattatgttctcatcatttacttcccacttacaagtgagaacatgtgatacttgagtttctgttcctgtgttaattttaTAGTCTGCCATGTCCATTTGTCTTCTCTAAAACACTTGGTAGAAGACAACAGTGGTGCTTTTCTGGCTTTAAAATAGTTGTACTAAATGGAAGCATAGCTTCAAGCTTATCCAGTCAAAATAttctcttccccccaccccagcagTTGGTGCCACAACAGTTCCTAAAGTTATTTCCACTACCATTCTCTACTTGTTTTAGTTCATTAGAAAATAAGTGCTAAACTTTTTAGAAGATTCCACAGTTCTATTTTTATCAGAATGATGTCATCAACAGAGCAGGATATCTGACTCATTGGGAATCAGGTCCTTGTATGCATTTTGTCACTAACCCTTGCTTAAAACTCTGAGGTAATCACTTGCCTTCTCTAGGCCTCACTTTCTCCACTCATGAAATGGGAcagttttattaattaatttaggGATCCCTTTCACCTCCAAAATTTGCTGATATTATAAGTAAAACTGTATACCTCAGCCTTGTATTAACACTTTTTTGTCTAATCTAGGGGAAGTTGCATCCTTGCATAATAAATTGAACCAAACAATCCTTTTCAATGACAAGAATAGTGCATTctgcatttttattgattttgcaATGTAACTGGtagattttcatttaattctttgcTTTTCAACATACTTTACTTTAATTCAATTTGAAGGTTAAAACCATATGTGTGGTTAAAaccacacacacgtatatatatatacacacacacacacacacacatacatacatatatcagggaaaaaaaaagtgaaagaaaaatttatcTACTGGGAAAAACATTAAAACCAATCAAATAagggctggccgtggtggctcacgcctgtaatcccagcactctgggaggccaaggcgggtggatcacctgaggtcaggagttcaagaccagcctgaccaacatggagaaaccctgtccctactaaaaatacaaaattagccaggtgtggtagcacatgcctgtaatcccaactactcgggaggctgaggcaggagaatcgcttgaacccaggaggtggaggtagtggtgagctgaaatcatgccattgcactccagcctgggcaacaagagcaaaactctgtctaaaaaaaggaaaggaaaaaaaaaaaacaaaacaaaacaatcaaaggACATTTTTGCCAGAAGAACCAATTTTAGTAAAACTCTTCCTAATTTTGTCTATAATTCTACCTCTTATGCCTTATTTAGAAGCAAGGTACTTCTCACACCTGCAAAAAGAAATCCCCACAAAGATGCTAAGTAAACTTTAAAATTCAGTGTTCATGAAAACATTAGAATTAGTTAACATTTCTGgcaaaatcaagagaaaaattaaGGCAACAATCTTTTTTCCCAGCATGCCTTATCTGTGACTACAAATAAGTCAGAaaataagggaaagaaagaagtaaatgcTCTGTGTATAGGTATGTAAAGCTTAAAGTATGGACTTTAAAGGCTTTTTTAAATGTAGACCTTAATATCTCTGATAAAATTAGTAACAATGGTTAACATTTCTGAGTGATACATACCTGGTGCTTTATCTCCTAATCTCTAATATTTATAAGAACCCACTCAGAAGGAAATCTTACCCCTATTTTGCAGAGGATGAAGCAAAGTCAGAGGAGCTAACTTGCCTAAGGGCCCTAAACCTGGTTAAAGAGAAATTAAGTGATATTGAAAGGACTTCAGGGATATTTTGACCCGGAAGTGCCTGATtccaatatttatatttcttaatttcagtATAGTTATTATGTTTAAAGGCAATATGGTTGTCTTGAGGTTCTCTACAAGTTCAGATGTAGTGAAATAGAGAAGTGTGTGCAAATTTAATGCAAAGGCAATCTATAGTAGAATCGTAATAGAAGCTCAAATGGCTTAGTGCTGTTCACTCGGaggagaaatgataaatgtttagcAAGTTAGAGTATATGTTATTTTCCAGAATTATTCTTAGAGGCAATGTTATATTTGTTAGAAAAGAATGCAACAGTTTGACTACTTGAGATAGTATATTTCTATAATTATGTTTAAGTAACAGTTACAAGAAAAATTATCACTCAATGTCTATAAGAAAATGAGAGATGTATGGATTTCTTCTACAACATAATGCTGAACAGAAGAACTAGTGTATAGAGAAAGATAAGTAGAAATAGTGCAATGACTGTTAACCAAGGGTGATTTTGCTCCCCAGGGGACCTTTGACAGTATCTGTAGACAGTATTGGTTGTTACAACTGTGGGTGGGGGATGAGGTGCTACTGGCATATAGTGGGTAGAGGCTAAAAACCCTACAATCTTCAGGACAGCcccacacaacaaagaattatctggcacAAAACAATAGAGCTGAGATGGGGAATCCCTGAGACAGCAtaagaaaaacaaccaaaaccaaTTGCTTAGTAAGCAAAAAGgcatgtcaaagaaaaaaaaaaaaaatagagggtTTCTAAGTTATATCTTGTAGGTTTTGCAGAGAAGAAGTATCCCTACAAAATTCCTGTCTTTGGTGTAGTCTACATCAGTGGTTCTCTACCAGGACCAATTTTATCAATGTTTGGAGACAGATTTGGTGGGTtgttgtgttagtccattttcatactgctatgaagaaataccaagactgggtaatttataaagaaaaagaggtttaatggactcacagttccacatggctggagaggcctcacaattatggtggaaggcaaaggaggacaAAAGGTACATCTTACGTGAtgagcaggcaagagagcttgtgtaggggaactcccatttataaaaccatcagatctcatgagacttactatcaggagaacagtgcgggaaagacccacccccatgattcaattacctcccaccaggtcccttccatgacatgtggaaattatgggagctacaattcgagatgagatttgggtggggacacagccgaactatatcattctgtccctggcccctacaaaatctcatgtcctcacatttcaaaaccaatcaggGCTTCCCAActgtcccccaaaatcttaactatttttagcattaactcaaaagtccacagttcaaagtttcatctgagacaaggcaagtcccttccacctatgagcctgtaaaatcaaaagcaatttagTTACTTCCGAGATATAATGGAGGTATAGACCTTGGGTAAATATACCCAtaacaaatgagagaaattgcTTAAAACAAAGGAGCTACAGTCCGCATGCAAGTGTGAAATCCAGCTGggtagtcaaatcttaaagctccaaaatgatctcctttgactccaggtctcacatccaggtcacgctgatgcaagaggtgggttctcaTGGTCGTAGGCAGCTCTGtctctgtgactttgcagggtatacCCCcttttctggctgctttcatgggcttgCATTGAAtctctgtggcttttccaggtgcatggtgtaagctgttggtggatctaccatacTGGGGTATGGAGGATGTTgttcctcttctcacagctccactaaacAGTGCTCTagtagggactctgtatgggggcttCCACCCTACATTTCCCTtatgcactgccctagcagaggttctccatgagggccctgcccctgcagcaaacctctgcctgggcatccaggtgtttccatacatgcTCTGAAACCTACGCAAAGGTTCCCAAACctgaattcttgacttctgtgtacccacaggctcaacaccatgtggaagcttgGTGTTGCAACCTCAAGCATGGCTTGAGGCTTGCAACCTCTGAAGCTACAGCCCAAGCTCTATTTTGGTCCATTTCAGCCACAGGTGGTGCAACTGGGACGCAGGGCACCAAATCCCTAGGTTTTACACAGCAGGGGAACACTAGACCCAGCCTATGAAACCATTTTGTCCTCCTAGGCTCCAGACCTCTGATGGGAGaagctgccatgaagacctctgacatgctctggagacattttccccattgtcttgggaattaacatttggctcctcactacttatacaaatttctgcagctggcttgaattaaTCCTCAGAAAatggtttttgcttttctatcacatcatcagtcTGCAATTTTTCTGAACGTTTAcgctctgtttcctttttaaacgtaagttccaattccaaaccatatctttgtgaatgaataaaactaaatgcttttaacagtacccaagtcacctcttgaatgtactgctgcttagaaatttcatttgccagatgccctaaattatgtctctcaagttcagagttccacaaatctccaggGTAGgtacaaaatgccaccagtccctttgctaaaacatagcaagagtcacctttgctccagttcccaacaagttcctcgtCTCCATCTGTGACCacatcagcctggactttattgtccatatcactatcaagcatttggtcaaagccattcaacaagactctaggaagttccaaactttcccacatcttcctgtcttcttctgagccctccaaactgttccaacctctgcctgttatccagtttcaaagtcacttccacattttgggtAGCTTTACAGCAGTAcctcactctactggtaccaatttactgtattagtccatttacatactgctatgaagaaatacccaagactgggtaatttatacagaaaacgAGGTTTAATGTattcacagttctacatggctgaggaggcctcataatcatagTGGAGGGTGAAGGAGGCACAAAGGCAAGTCTTACGTGGtgagcaggcaagagagcttgcaTAGGGGAACTCCCCTTAACCATcagatcggccgggcgcggtggctcaagcctgtaatcccagcactttgggaggccgagacgggcggatcacgaggtcaggagatcgagaccatcctggttaacacggtgaaaccccgtctctactaaaaaatacaaaaaactagccgggcgaggtggcgggcacctgtagtcccagctactggggaggctgaggcaggagaatggcgtgaacccgggaggcggagcttacagtgagctgagatccggccactgcactccagcctgggtgacagagtgagactccgtctcaaaaaaaataaataaataaattttaaaaaaccatcagatctcatgagacttactcgtCATCACAAGAACATCACAGGAACcacccaccctcatgattcaattacctctcaccaggtcccttccctaacacatgggaattatgggaactacaattcaagatgacatttgggtgaggacacagtcaaaccatatcagtcatcATAACTGAGGGTGATGGCGGTGGTATTCTGTTTCCTGGGTAGAGTCAGAGGATGCCACTAAGCATCCCACAATTCATAGGAGAGCTccctaaaacaaaaaattatctcgCCTGAATGTCAGTAGTGCTACAGTTGAGAAACCTTGCAATggattaagcaaaaataaaagcgCAAACCTAGGTGTAGAGAAGCCAAGAAGGGACTTTACGAACGAAAACAAAAAGAGGATATTCATTTGTGTGCAATGCGCCATATAAAACCCTCCACTGGCTGgtcacggtggcgcatgcctgtaatcccagcactttgggaggtggaggtgagtggatcacctgaggtcaggagtgcgagaccagcctgactaacatggtaaaaccccatctctactaaaaatacaaaaaattaggcaggcatggtggcaggcgcctgtaatcccaactactcgggaggctaaggcaggagaatcgcttgaagctgggaggcagaggttgcagtgagcagagatcgtggcactgcactccagcctgggtggcagagcaagactctgtccaaaaaaaaaaaaaaaaaaaaaaaaccctccactAACTTACCTTTCTTTGGTATAATCTATATTTCTCAGCTGGAGTTGATTTTGCTCCCTAAGGGACAtatggcaatgtctggagacaattTTAGTTGTCCCTACTAGAGGGCAGcattgctactggcatctagtgggtagaagtcGAGGATAAACAACTTATAATATACAGCACAGTAACTTACAACAATGGAATTTTCAGTCCAGAATATATGGTGTTGAGGTCAAGAAACTGGTTGCATTGATTGACCAATAAAGTTTTTGTGTGAGTAAATTGTGTTTCAGAAATTCAAAGACATACTGAGTTCTACATACAAATTGGGACAGACGGAAAGCAAAGCACTGAATATACACAGGACTCAAAGTACGACCTCAGAGTTATGCATACCATTCTtagcatggtgactcacattCAGTAGGCATTCAACAAACACTAGGTCCCTTCCACCTTCCCTCTCCCATCACCTACTGTATCATCTATATAATGCTTGTTCACTATTCCAGGTGGTGCTCAAGCTGTTTTCCCCCATTTGGAAtgccctttctctttcctctctgccaAGACAAATCACAGTTACCATTTGGGGACCAGCCAAAGTGCCACATCTTCCCGCAAGTTCCTATCTACTCTCCTTCATTCCAAAACTTCTGCAGTTACAGTTCTTGTTATCAAAGAATAATGTTGACATTTATACTATCTGCATAGGAATCTAGGAGGCAATAAAAGTAGACCATTTTAAatcagtgaagaaagaaaaatctattccaaaccaaataagtaaaataaataaatgaaaaatacataatatatagcAGGACAATTGATCAACCAAAAAACTCCTACTATTAGAAAATAATTCCCACTAGATTATTGCTTttgtaaaaacacaaaagaacatCAAGTTTATAGAGAGAAATAATTTCTGATATCaatgtggaaaataatttttaaacagaaaagcaaccacagaaaattaaaagtaaatatgaatAGATTTgacaaagtaaaaatgaaaatcttcTTAATGTCAAAAATAACATCAAAGGCAAAGGAAacaccagaaaaataatttaaaatatataatatgatcatagttatttatattttgtatatggagctttttacaaagaaaaagtaaaagatactAAAAGAACTGAATAAATATGGGCTGAAATGTAAAAGGCAACTCACTAGACAAATGAACAACATACATATTAAAAAGCACTTGACTTCTTTATAatcaaaggaattaaaattaaaCCAATTATATAACTTTTCTCTAACAAAT of Macaca fascicularis isolate 582-1 chromosome X, T2T-MFA8v1.1 contains these proteins:
- the DDX53 gene encoding DEAD box protein 53, which gives rise to MSHRAPEWKRAEANPRDLGARWDGRGSRGSGWSGPFGHQGPRTAGSREPPLCFKIKNNMVGAVIGHSGSKIKDLQHSTNTKIQIIKGESEALVRIFGNREMKAKAKAIIETLTRKQKSYNSESNVDNAASQPPTGINLGRNDIAGEAQPLSNWDRIRAAVMECENRKWADLPPVKKNFYIESKATSCLSEMQVINWRKENFNIMCDDLKSGEKRLIPKPTCRFKDAFQQYPDLLKSITRVGFVKPTPIQSQAWPIILQGIDLIEVAQTGTGKTLSYLMPGFIHVDSQPLSREQRNGPGMLVLTPTRELALQVEAECSKYSYKDLKSICICGGRNRIGQIEDISKDVDIIIATPGRLNDLQMNNSVNLRSITYLVMDEADKMLDMEFEPQIMKILLDVHPDRQTVMTSATWPDTVRRLARSYLKDPMIVYVGNLNLAAVNTVKQNIIVTTEEEKRALTQEFIENMSPNDKVIMFVSQKRIADDLSSDFNIQGISVESLHGNSEQSDKERALEDFESGKIKILITTDLVARGLDVNDVTHVYNYDFPWNIEEYVHRVGRIGRAGKTGTSVTLITQRDAKIAGELIKILERANQSVPEDLVVIAEQYKLNQQKRDTETRSRKPGQRHKEFHYRLS